In the genome of bacterium, one region contains:
- the groES gene encoding co-chaperone GroES — protein sequence MKLKPLHDRVLVKRIEGTEKTKGGIIIPDSAKEKPQEGEVVAVGPGKTTDDGKLQPMAVKAGDKVLFGKYSGSEVKIEGDEFVILREDEILGIIG from the coding sequence ATGAAGCTGAAGCCTCTCCATGACCGCGTCCTGGTCAAGCGGATCGAGGGAACCGAGAAGACGAAGGGCGGGATCATCATTCCCGACTCCGCCAAGGAAAAGCCGCAGGAAGGCGAGGTGGTCGCCGTGGGACCGGGCAAGACGACCGACGACGGCAAGTTGCAGCCGATGGCGGTCAAGGCCGGGGACAAGGTCCTCTTCGGGAAGTACTCCGGCTCCGAAGTGAAGATCGAAGGGGACGAGTTCGTGATCCTGCGCGAGGACGAGATCCTCGGGATCATCGGTTGA